A single region of the Lycium barbarum isolate Lr01 chromosome 2, ASM1917538v2, whole genome shotgun sequence genome encodes:
- the LOC132626353 gene encoding RING-H2 finger protein ATL20-like isoform X1 has product MTILTLTNSLRLHVLDIDYVSQQIRVSFRRSCVVNLLHFNFSASPFLLDVEFFPRCNYSIFDCSDVPPFPRVYFDTSDSLIIAVSNIENLLDYYAPLVGCKKIDEIPSAPCAPEYSGDLYISWLNPKCGYCEDQGMDCGFKNYTKQLTIQCRPTKGTLKEPLIAGGVLAIALFGIVIMALYEFYSSNKI; this is encoded by the exons ATGACCATACTCACACTCACCAATTCACTTAGACTACATGTTCTGGATATTGATTATGTGTCTCAGCAGATTCGTGTTTCTTTCCGGAGAAGTTGTGTTGTGAACCTGTTGCACTTCAATTTTTCAGCATCTCCTTTCCTTTTGGATGTTGAGTTTTTTCCTCGTTGTAACTATTCCATTTTCGATTGTTCTGATGTCCCACCATTTCCCAGAGTTTACTTTGATACATCTGACTCCTTAATAATTGCTGTCAGCAATATAGAAAATTTATTGGATTATTATGCCCCTTTGGTTGGTTGTAAAAAAATTGATGAAATTCCATCCGCTCCCTGTGCTCCAGAATATAGTGGTGACCTCTATATTAGTTGGTTAAATCCAAAGTGTGGCTACTGCGAAGATCAAGGAATGGATTGTGGTTTCAAGAACTATACCAAACAACTGACAATTCAGTGCAGACCAACAAAAG GCACATTAAAGGAACCATTGATTGCAG GTGGAGTTTTAGCTATCGCTCTTTTTGGAATAGTTATCATGGCACTCTATGAGTTTTATAGCTCAAACAAAATTTAA
- the LOC132626353 gene encoding RING-H2 finger protein ATL20-like isoform X2: protein MTILTLTNSLRLHVLDIDYVSQQIRVSFRRSCVVNLLHFNFSASPFLLDVEFFPRCNYSIFDCSDVPPFPRVYFDTSDSLIIAVSNIENLLDYYAPLVGCKKIDEIPSAPCAPEYSGDLYISWLNPKCGYCEDQGMDCGFKNYTKQLTIQCRPTKGGVLAIALFGIVIMALYEFYSSNKI from the exons ATGACCATACTCACACTCACCAATTCACTTAGACTACATGTTCTGGATATTGATTATGTGTCTCAGCAGATTCGTGTTTCTTTCCGGAGAAGTTGTGTTGTGAACCTGTTGCACTTCAATTTTTCAGCATCTCCTTTCCTTTTGGATGTTGAGTTTTTTCCTCGTTGTAACTATTCCATTTTCGATTGTTCTGATGTCCCACCATTTCCCAGAGTTTACTTTGATACATCTGACTCCTTAATAATTGCTGTCAGCAATATAGAAAATTTATTGGATTATTATGCCCCTTTGGTTGGTTGTAAAAAAATTGATGAAATTCCATCCGCTCCCTGTGCTCCAGAATATAGTGGTGACCTCTATATTAGTTGGTTAAATCCAAAGTGTGGCTACTGCGAAGATCAAGGAATGGATTGTGGTTTCAAGAACTATACCAAACAACTGACAATTCAGTGCAGACCAACAAAAG GTGGAGTTTTAGCTATCGCTCTTTTTGGAATAGTTATCATGGCACTCTATGAGTTTTATAGCTCAAACAAAATTTAA